The Ptychodera flava strain L36383 chromosome 16, AS_Pfla_20210202, whole genome shotgun sequence region ATTGGACATTTCTGTACTTGAAACAATTCTATATTCTGAACAAAAACTAGCAAGACACATATAGTTAAACTCTTTCTTGTTTGGTCTGTTTTTATATCTATCAACAATACTTGTCATCCAGATTGATTCTTCATCGATTTGTTCtcctttcaattttttctgtaTTGCACTGAAGGGTAAGCTCATCTTGATAGGATTTTCTCCTACAGCAATAAACTGAACTTTCCGTGAGCATTGTTTTAGCTTCAATCCACAAACTCTATATACAGCCTCCTGAGCACTTACTTCTCTATTGTGCAGATATACACTACCCAATTGTTTCAGTGCAGATTTTGCATCCAAATTGCCCTCTTTAGTAGCCTCTCTTTGAGCATGTTCCAACAGTAAACCCATTTCTCTTTCGGCTTTTGAGATGTATGAAACAATATACACAACACAGGCATAGGCATCTACAACAAACTGGATATCCATATTTGCATTCCAGCAACGAAGGAGATAAGCATTGTACTGATTGACCCAGAGGTCATTCGGCTTACGTTTTAAAACTAAACTTGTCTTCTTTGAACGAAGCGCATATGCTTTCTCAAACACATCCTGCGATATTCCAACTGCATTAAATAATGCATCCACAGATTGAAATTCCTTCTTCTCGTCACAGACAAATGCCCAAACTCTTTCTAAGATTTTTGTAGCGATCATCTTGCCAATTGCTGTATCGTCTAGCTCTACCTGTGGCACTTCAATTCCAAATTTATTGGCCAGATTTGGTACAACATTATCAGTCTCTGacttttcatcatcatctttatttTCACTATCTACACTGTCACCTGGGCGACATATGAATGTCTCCTTGGAAGGAGGTCTTGGGAAGTTAAATCTACATGTAGTACCCTTTTTCATGCATGATTTTGAGTGCCTTTTGCTGTGTGTCTGAACTGTCTTTACAATCTCATGCAATTCCTCATCCTCATCCACAGATGGCATGTCACATGttacatatttgtcaacaaatcCAACAACATCTTCATCACAATCTTTGTCAACTTTTGGAGCATTTTCAACCCAAAATAAACAGTGTGTGTGTGGTGAACCACGCTGTTGAAACTCCACTCGATAAAAATAATCTTTAATCTTTCCAATAGGGTTTGCTGGTGACCTTATGACTTCATTTAGAAACAATTAAATCTGTGATCAAACATTCTTGCTGCAGTTACAGGATTTGCCCTCAAAATAGCACATTTCTCAGACCAATTAAGATCACTAGCATTACGTGTATCATCTTGCTCACGAAGTATTGTTTCAACTACTTCTGTCCACCTTAGGTCAGCAGCAGAAAAGGAACAAAACCATGTTGGTATGCCTAGTTGTCTTATCATTGCAAACAAGTCTTTCTGTGTTGCTTGCCAATAAGGAGGGGTTCCTCTGATTGGCTTCAGAAATTTGTAACCTTCATCACACttcaaaatttccttcaaaGACTCTTTGTTTGTTAGAACAACACTGGTCACTTTTTTACCACAAGCATGAGCACTTCCCTTCCTCAAGGCAATTGACACATTTGACACAACCTGTTCTACTTCTGCAAGATACTGTGCAAAAAATATGTAATCTATACTCTTTGCAAACCTGTTACTCGCATTCATTAAACGACTTTGCAGGTATCGACCTAATGTTATCTTACCTCTCGATCATCATGAAATGTTGGTGAACCAGTTGGAAACAAAACAGGAAAGCATTTCGCTTCATTACATTCATCCATCAAAAGTCTAACAGGAGCATTACCCTCTCCAGGTGCAACACAAACAATATCCTCAAAGTGATAATCAAGAATATCTTGACCTATATCAACTGGTTGAAAACAGGTGTCAACAAACATTCCATGAACATTTTGATCAGGTTCATTTTCATTGTCTGTGTCTAACAACCcatcatcttcatcagaatCTGAATTAtcttctttttgtttttcaagtgtGTTTTCCCAATCCACATTAAATTTTATATCCCTGTACAACTTGTTATTCCTCTGCAGGTATTCCAAAGCATTCTTTACATGACCCTTCTTGACAAACTGATACTGGTAACAACCTTTATAACTAAGTTTACGTTTCAGTTTCACCTTTATCATCTGATCACCTGTCTCACATCGAGGCAACATACTAGTAGCCTTCTCTATATTAGATGGCACACATACTATAGGTCCATGAACACCATTCTGTCCACCTTTAGGTAAAGCTAACATCTTCATAAATGGAATGTGTAATGCAATCAAGTGTTGCTCTAAACCATTCAGGCAATTTAGTTCATATGGGATTGGCTTTACTTCAAGATTGTTTGCAACAGCTTGAGCTGGCATTTGTCCCTGTAAAAGCTTGTTGTGGCATGTGTAACATATCCACAATTTACTAGCTGCACTATTCTTAATTGGACAATCTTCCATACACAAATGGCTGCATTTATGCACATATTCATCCGTTATACATTTGTTGGCGATGGTTTTACAAATCCCTGCTTTAGAACAATATGTCTTTTTAGTACATAGCAGTACTTGCTTTCTGAACAGCCGTCTATTGCAAACAGAGCAAACACAATTTGGAACAtttgacaattcttttctgaaagcgAAAATAACATGTtccatattttcacatttcagtcTAGCATTTAACCTATTCATCTTACTTTTATCCAATACATGTTGtttaaaatctttatttttgtcatatcGACCAACAAATCGTGCTTTCGATGCttctttaaattcaaaatcttgCTGATACTTTTCTTTGAAGTGTGAAGCACACTGAGCTTTCTTAGTTTCTCTTAACTCATGGTCTTCTTTATACTTTGCTAAcaactgtgatttttttgtttcccTGAATTCTGAATCTTGCTGGTATCTTTctgaaaatcgtgatttctctGTTTCCCTAAATTCAGCATCTTCCTCATatcttttcacaaattttgcctTTTTACCCTCTCGAAACTCAGCATCTCGAAGATATTTTCTTGAACTTagcaatatttttctttctctgtactCTGCATCTTCTCGATATCTTTTTCTATTCTGTTCAATTCTCACCTGTTGGTAGACCTTGTCTCCATAGTATTTCATCTGACTTTCTGTCTTCTTTTTCTCTCGAAATTCAGAATTTCCATGATATAACTCATACTCTCTAGCAGCTTTACTATGTTTTACATCATAACATATATTTGTTGCACTCTTTACACtttttttcagttcatattttTCTCGTCTTAATTTCTTACGCAACCGTTCACCAATACGTTTTCGTTTCATTGATGTAACACTTTGCTCACTTGAAGTTTCATCAAGACTGTCAAATAATTTCTTTACATTCTTATAACCATCTGCTTCATACTTATTACTGTCAGAGATGCAGCAGTTAAAATCTGCTGCTTGTGCCATATTACTTTCCCTCTTCGAAGTAACATTAGCGATTATTTGGTCACAACTGTTTGCCAAAGAACACACTCGGCAATGTGGCAACCTGACACATTTGACAAATTCATAGTGATTTTGATTTAAATGATTAAGGTATATACCTTCACCAGTATCAATATTGGTCTCATTAATTAGACTACAAGAAAATTTCAGCCACTGATTTGCACTGTAAGTGTATACATTTATGCCAAACATTTCGGCAGCGGTCAGAATTTCTGTCTCTGTTCCCCATACACCAAGCTGTTGTATTTTTGACTTACTTATGTAGTCTGAAACAGAACTGAATTCCTCCCTCATATAACCATCATATACTTCACTATTCAGAATCATGTGATTTACAATAGCCAATCTTACTGTTTCATGATTATCCTCAGTTCCGCTGATAGCATATGATAATGCTCTGAACAAACAATTGCCATCACCTTCAATTGATTTAATTTTACATGGTTCTCCCACTTCAATATTATGAACCTTGTCAACAATTCCAACATTACCTTTATACTCTATTCCAAGTTTTACACACAACCgttgacagacagacactgtcaAAGGACAAAATGGGAAGTCAGATTCCCTTCTTTCACTTACCCACATTACATCATCACTCTTTGTATCTTGTACAATGGTACTTACTTTGCTCTCAGTACATTCCTTTTGACGTTGTTCTTTTGTAGAGTCACCATCACTGAAGCACTCTTTATTAACTCTATTGGAGTGGTTTTCTACTTGTCCATGGAATGATTCCATCTCTTTTTCAATGTCTTTATGATATTCTATTGTCCTTTCCTTTTGAAATGCACCTGCAATTCTCTGGTCCTTTTCAACTTTATCATTAGTTCTGCTGTCGTTTTGGATTTCATGACTACTGATGAATGgcaacatttcaacattttcactgTCTATGTTACACTTCTTTTCATGTTCATCAAACATTGCATCATTACAAATGCTCTGTAGATAGACAGGATCTTTAAAGTCATCAACAATGTTCACTGAAGTATCCAGCTTCTTGTCATTACAGATTTGCTTACACGTTTGATCCTTATGAACTTTCTGAAATGTCTCATCGTTTCTGACTTGCTTACATGTCTCATCCTTTTGGAATTGCTTATATGTCTGATCCTTACGGATAAGTTTATATTTCTGATCCTTACGGATATTGGTCCTGTTTTGGAAGAGGTCAGGATCCTCTGTGGGTTTGGTCCTGTTTTGGAAGAGGTCAGGATCCTCTATGGGGCTGGTCCTGTTTTGGAAGAGGTCAGGATCCTCTATGGGTATGGTCCTGTTTTTAGAGAGGTCAGGATCCTCCATAGGGCCTTTCCTGCTTTTTAAGAGGGCAGGATCCTCTTTCTTCAGGCTTCTATTCTTCTTCCAGTACTTAGTGCGGGGCATCTGCAATATATAAAAACATGTAAGTTTAATTTAATTATTGACTCATTGAAAATTGAGGTTTATACTAGCTTCATTTTCAAGCAATCTCTACCTTACTATACAGTCACTTTTGAGCCAACACAAGACTAGATTCTCTCACATACTTATCATACATTGATATTACAATGTTAAATTTAatgttaaatttcagtttacatTGTCATTTCATCAATGAATTTAGTATACACTATATTTGGCAAATCAAActctgaaacaaaaaaacaaagtacAATGTCCACATCCATAATACATGGAGCGAAGTGTGGATACCAAAACCAAGACTTATCCATATACATTATAAATACCGATACAAACTCAATATccatacagacatacattcatGTACATCCAATCATGCATCTATAATGCATGTATACTATACATCCATGTATGGACACATATATGCATGTGTGCATTCATTCATACCCATATACAAAATTAaatgtacatgcatacatatatatggacatgcatacacacattcACAGATAtccatgcacacacacacacacacacacacacacacaaagacatacatatatacacaaaaacatcaatatatacaaagatacatacaaTAATACATGAACTACCACATATGCTTATAcacatttatacatgtatattatacatCAATACAtctatccatacatacatatacatacatacatatatgtgcacACATCTAGCTGCACACACAAGTTCATGTACATCCATAAGAACACATTCATACATGTTCACATGTCTAATTGCATTGTACATCCATTCaggtgtatgtatatatgtgtgtgtgtatatatatattatatatatatatatatatatatatatatatatatatatatatatatatatatatatatatatatatatgtatatgtatgtatatgtatttatgtatatatagatATGTATACATGGAATTATctattcttatatatatatatatatatatatatatataagaatagGTATCTCCATCtatacatagatacaatatatctatatatctatatctatacaGTATATAGACATACATagttgtatacatacatataatcaCACATGCTTTTATATACAAGCACTTTATAATGCATGCCTGCATATTACACACACCATACACGCACCCTCGCTTgcttgtatgcatgcatgcattttcataatggtatatatgta contains the following coding sequences:
- the LOC139114650 gene encoding uncharacterized protein; the encoded protein is MPRTKYWKKNRSLKKEDPALLKSRKGPMEDPDLSKNRTIPIEDPDLFQNRTSPIEDPDLFQNRTKPTEDPDLFQNRTNIRKDQKYKLIRKDQTYKQFQKDETCKQVRNDETFQKVHKDQTCKQICNDKKLDTSVNIVDDFKDPVYLQSICNDAMFDEHEKKCNIDSENVEMLPFISSHEIQNDSRTNDKVEKDQRIAGAFQKERTIEYHKDIEKEMESFHGQVENHSNRVNKECFSDGDSTKEQRQKECTESKILCALRLKIIVEILQVAKWTK